The Candidatus Methylomirabilis tolerans DNA segment TCCACCGAACCATCCAGGAGCACGTGGACATCGACGCCTTTATGAGCCCAGGAGACGAAGAGAGAGCGCTTAGGAAGGGGCAGGACGATCCCCTGGAACGCTACCGTGTTGTCCTTGGCCACCACCCGCCGGTACTTGAAGCAGAGGGTCTGGATGAGGCGCGAGCGGTCGACCGGTCGCCAGGCTGGCACGGCCTCGGCGGGAGCCGTCGCGAATCGGCGGTTGTGCTGGGGAAGGACGCGCTCGAGGACGGCCTGGGCCTCTGCCGGGGTCGTGGCGCCCACCAGCCGCAACTCGCTGACCAGCCGGTCCTGAAAGGTCCCCCACAGCCGCTCGACCCGGCCCTTGGCCTGCGGGGAGCCGGCCGGGATCAGCGTGATGCCCAGCTCGTGCAAGGCTCGGCCCACCTGCGTCAGGGGCCGCTGTCCCGCAAGCTGCTCCTGCAGCGTCGGCTCCCGGTCCGTCCAGAAGATCGAGTGCCGATCGGCGTAGACGGCCTGCGGGAGCCCCTGCTGCATACCGATGTGCCAGAACAGCTGCAGGTAGGCCCACGTGGTCTCGTGGTCCACAAAGACGGCCCAGGGGACCTGACCTGTGGCGTCATCGATCGCCCCGACCAGGGTGAGGGCGGGGCCTCTGCCCTCCAGCCAGTCATGCGAGCTCCCATCGACCTGCAGGAGCATCCCCTCCGCGGCCCGTCTCACTCGTCGAGCGCGGTGTCGAGAGGGCCGACGCTTGCGTGGGGACGCGAGCCCCTCGCCTCGCAGGAGCTGCCGCACCACCTCCCGCGAGACGGTGATCCCTTCCACCTCAGCGAGCTTCTCGGTCAGGTGGTGGTCGTTGAACCCGCGATACTTCCCCTGGGCGAGCTCCACAATGCGGTGACGCGTCTTCACTGGCAGCTTCCGAGGCGAGGACCGGCCGCGATTGCCATGGATCACCCCGCGTACGCCCTCCTTTCCGATCCTGGCCTTGATCCTAAAGCTCTGGCGCTCGGAGACCCCAAGCACCATGGCCGCCTCTGCCATCGTCAGCTCCCCGCGAAACACGCGTTCAATAACAGCGACTCGTTGTTGTTCTCTCATCGTCAGCGCTATGATGTCCATAGCCTGACATAATCACATGGCTATTAACCCCTGACAGAATTACTTTGCTACCACACTTGGCGATTTTTTCCTTGACATATTTTGCTCTCGTCATTATTGTTTAACGAATTTTAGATTGCAATCGTGAGAGGAGAAAGCTGACACATGACGAAGACGATGCATGCGCGTATCGACGACATCGATAGGCGGTGGCACCTCATTGATGCCTCGGGACAGGTCCTCGGGAGACTGGCTACTGAAGTGGCTGTGCTCCTGCGAGGAAAGCATAAGCCGATCTTTAGTCCGCACCTGGACACCGGGGATTTCGTAGTGATCGTCAATGCTGAGCAAGTAGTATTTACGGGAAAGAAGCTGAAGGATAAGCTTTACCACCGTCATTCTGGCTATCCGGGTGGGCTAAAGACGACCACGGCCGAACAGATGCTGAAGGCCCACCCCACAAGAATCTTGGAGGCTGCTGTCCGCGGAATGTTACCCAAAACGAAGTTGGGCGCTGCGCTGTTCCGGAAACTTAAGGTGTATGCCGGCCCCACTCACCCGCATGCGTCACAGCAGCCGATACCATTTGTCAAAAAGCCTGCCCTACGCCCAGTCGAAGGGACGGTAAAGGAGGGATAGATTCCAGCCATGCCAGCGGAAAGTGCGTTATATGGGACGGGCCGACGAAAGTCATCTGTAGCCAGGGTGTGGCTTTCGCCTGGTGAAGGGAGGGTGGTAGTCAACCGGCGGCCTCTGCAGGAGTACTTCAGTCGTCCGACCAATCAGACCTTGGCCGTTCAGCCGTTGAAGACGATAGGAATAGAAGGGAAGTTTGACGTACGTGCCAACGTTGCCGGCGGTGGGTTAACCGGGCAGGCCGGTGCTGTTCGGCTTGGCATTGCCCGCGCCCTCTTAGTTGTGGATGCCTCTTTACGGCCGACGCTTCGGAAGGCCGGGCTCCTGACACGAGATCCTCGAGTGAAGGAGCGGAAGAAATATGGTCAGAAGGGAGCCCGCGCACGGTTCCAATTCTCAAAGCGCTAATTGGTGCTTCGTATTTCGAAAGGGAGGGTCCATCGTGACCCTCCCTTTTTGTTTTTAGGAGCGGCGAGCTCTCTGCAAGCAGACTTTGCTGACGGTTGATAGCTGACCGCTATGGTGATGAAACAGCACATGGGCGATATGGGGCGTAAGATCAGGGTAGCGGTGGTCGGAGCCAGCGGCTATACCGGCGTGGAGCTTCTCCGTCTCCTCATCAACCATCCGGTTGTGGAGATTACCGCGCTTACCTCGGAGAGTTATGCGGATTCGTCGATCGAAGAGGTGTTTCCCAGCCTCTTTGGTATACTCAAGCTGACGTGTAAAAAGTTCGATCCGCGTGAGGTGGCGAAGTACGCTGACGTAATTTTCCTGGCCCTCCCTCACAAGACCGCGATGACCGCAGCAGTCGAGTTGCTACCCTTAGGCGGAAAGGTTATCGATTTGAGCGCTGACTTTCGCCTACGCGATCCTGCTGTCTATCGCCAGTGGTATGGCGTGGATCACGCGGC contains these protein-coding regions:
- the rpsI gene encoding 30S ribosomal protein S9, producing MPAESALYGTGRRKSSVARVWLSPGEGRVVVNRRPLQEYFSRPTNQTLAVQPLKTIGIEGKFDVRANVAGGGLTGQAGAVRLGIARALLVVDASLRPTLRKAGLLTRDPRVKERKKYGQKGARARFQFSKR
- the rplM gene encoding 50S ribosomal protein L13, yielding MTKTMHARIDDIDRRWHLIDASGQVLGRLATEVAVLLRGKHKPIFSPHLDTGDFVVIVNAEQVVFTGKKLKDKLYHRHSGYPGGLKTTTAEQMLKAHPTRILEAAVRGMLPKTKLGAALFRKLKVYAGPTHPHASQQPIPFVKKPALRPVEGTVKEG
- a CDS encoding ISNCY family transposase, producing MREQQRVAVIERVFRGELTMAEAAMVLGVSERQSFRIKARIGKEGVRGVIHGNRGRSSPRKLPVKTRHRIVELAQGKYRGFNDHHLTEKLAEVEGITVSREVVRQLLRGEGLASPRKRRPSRHRARRVRRAAEGMLLQVDGSSHDWLEGRGPALTLVGAIDDATGQVPWAVFVDHETTWAYLQLFWHIGMQQGLPQAVYADRHSIFWTDREPTLQEQLAGQRPLTQVGRALHELGITLIPAGSPQAKGRVERLWGTFQDRLVSELRLVGATTPAEAQAVLERVLPQHNRRFATAPAEAVPAWRPVDRSRLIQTLCFKYRRVVAKDNTVAFQGIVLPLPKRSLFVSWAHKGVDVHVLLDGSV